The genomic interval CCATGACCCTGCCCGAGAGGGTTGCGGCGCTTTTCTTCCGTGGCTGCGTTGCGGCGCTCGGGACTGTATCGCAGAGGATACAGCCACATCGCTTGCTCCTTGCCACAAACGAAAATTATCCGCAACGCCACCGCGCCAGGTTTGGGGATAGGTTCTAGAAATCACGCGTGTAACCGGCGGTCCACCCCCCGTCCACCGTCAGGGTGACGCCGTTGATGTAGCTGCTTTCCGGCGCGGCCAGGAACAGGACTGCGGACGCGACTTCTTCAACTGTGCCGGGACGGTTCAACGGGATATGCGAGAGAAGCGCCTGCACCGAGTCGTTGAATTTGCCTTCCGAACCGTAGAAGAGCTTGCGCGTGCCCTCGGTGAGGATGGACCCGGGCGCGATGCAATTCACGAGCACCCCTTGGCTCCCCAACTCCAGCGCCATCGAACGCGTCAGATTGATAACCCCGGCTTTCGCAGCCACGAATGGGGACTGCAGCCGCGCCGGCACCAGGCCCATAACCGAGGCGATGTTGATGATGCGTCCACCTTTGGCGGCCAACAAAATCCGGGCCGCTGCCCGGCTGACAAAAAACAAGCCGCTCAAATCCACCTTGAGGATCCTCTCCCATTCGGAGGTGGGAAACTGGTCAATGTTGACGCGGTGCTCCAGGGTGTTGATGCCGGCGTTGTTGACGAGGATGTCCAGGGTTCCAAACCGCGCCACAACTTCGCGCAGCAGCGTTTCCACTTGCTGTTCATTCGCCACATCGACTGGCAGCGCCACGGCGCCGTCGGAGCGCGCCGCCGATGCCTGGGCGGTGGCAAAATCAATGTCCGCGTAAATCACGCGTGCGCCATTGGCCGCCAGCGCGTCGGCCGTGGCCTGTCCTATCCCGCGGGCCGCGCCCGTGACCAAGGCCACTTTACCTTCCAGATTTACTTTCATCAGCGCACGATCCTAAAACCCGGCTTGCCGGGTTGCCTGCCGTTTTCGTCCGGATTTTAGCTGTTTCCCGCAAGTCATTTATGTGCGAGCCAGGCGGAATTTTTAGCCACCGCGCCCATGCCGAAACCGCTGCTGCCCACCAGCGGGGCGCCGAAAAGCGTTGAGGTATCCATGGGGTTGAGATGGTTCTTCAGCGATTCCTTGCGGCCTGTTGCAGTTGCTTGCCCAGGTCGCGGCAGGCCCTTTGGACAATGAGCGTGTCCGTGCCATAGGCGATAAATCGCACCCCAGTCTTAACGTAACGCTCCACCTGCTCAACGCTCACCGCAAAAATACCCACAGCAATGTTTTTCCCGCCGGCCCGGCGCACGATGTCCTCGATGGCTTCCAGAACCCGGGCATGGTTGACCTCGCCGGGGATGCCGAGTGACTGCGAAAGGTCGAAGGGGCCGATAAAAATGCCGTCAATGCCCGGCACCGCCAAAATTTGGTCCAGGTTTTGAACGCCTTCAATCCCTTCGATTTGCAGGATGACGGCCGTTTCCCGATTCGACCGGTTGTAATAATCAGGATCCTGATCAATTCCATTATAGGCGGCCGCGCGCGTAAACGGACACACCCCGCGATTGCCTGCGGGATAATACTTGGCGGCGCGCACCGCCCGTTCGGCCGCTTCCTGGCGCTGGATGTTGGGCACCATCACAGCGGAAGCGCCCAGATCCAAAACATGCCCGATCTTGTGCGCGTCAACGCCGGGAACACGATACACGGATGCCAAGCCCGAAGCCGCGCAGGCCCTTAACAGCTCAATGGACGTGTTCACCCCCAACGTCCCGTGCTCCGCATCCACAATGCCAAAGTCGAAATGCTGGAACCCGAAAATCTCGGTGAGTTCTGCGGCGGGGATCTGAAGAAACGTCCCGAGAATGGGAGCACCGCCGGCGAGTTTTTCCTTAAATGTTGTGTTGGCCATGAGAATCCTTCCTTGTCTTGCTGGTAGTTGTTTGTGAATGCATGTTCCTGATGGGGGCAACTGAAATCCGGAACCCGCCTTAGAGGCTCGGAACATAACCGGCGCCCAGGCGAGCACCGGAACGGTTGCGAAAATCGGAGATCAGCGACATGAGCGAGGTGGTGCCGCCGTCGTCACCCTGGCGCGCGAATTCAAGGGCGATTTCCCGACCGATGCCGATGCCCGAGTCCGCAACCAGCACGCGTTTGCCTGTCAGTTTCTGTGAGGTGCTCATAGGTCAGGATCAGAAACGTTGCCCTTGAAAAAATCACCGAAAATGCTGGCTGCCATGCCTGATAGACACAAACAATCACAGAGATTTTTTACAGGGACCTTCATTGATTTTCCCAAGCTAATTTCTGCCGGCAAGCGCCGCCTGCTGTATTCGGCAAATAAGTTGCTGTTTTCCGCCGGCACCCGCCCCCCGCGTCGCGCGCCCTAGACCCAAGCCCGCAGGACCTCTCTTCTCACCTTGGCGCATGAAGCCTTGCCCGTCTGACGACCTGTGGCGATCACCACCAATTGACGGGTAGCAAAGGCATTGGTGGGGAGTCAGTATTGGGCGCAGCGGTTGTGGGGAGGACTTTCATTGCTTTTGGTAAGTGACCACCGCCACGCCGGGCTGTTCATTGATGCTGACGGATAGTCCTTTTTCCAGCAGTTCGCGACCCGTGATCTTCTGGGGTGCCGACCCGTCGAGATGAGTGATAGTGTATTCCGCGTCCGCCTCCAGGCCGCGCAGCCTGAAGCGGGCGGATTCGAACGGGCTATGGTCGCGGCGGAAGACTTGGACCATGCCTTCGCCGGTCTCGGGGCGGTCAAACTGCCAGGCCATCCATTGCGAGCTGTCCCGGTTCCAGGAGGTCAGCGGGTAGAAGTCACCGTAATAATTCGGGCTGATCTGCCGCCATTGGTCGACCAGACGGCGCAGCGTGGGGTAATCAAGCTCCTTGATGCGCATGTCAATGAAGAGGCCAAGGCTGGGGGCGGCGTTGGACCAGAAGGCATACGGGTCAACCGGCGTAAGGCCGCTGCCGTAATAGGAAGCGTTGCGGGCGGCCACGGTGCCGGTGCCGTGGAACGGCAGCCACAGCGAGATGCCGTAAGTCATGCACTGGTGCCCGATGGCTTCGTAGGCGTAATCACTCCGCCAGAGCGGCGCCGAACGGCGCATGGTCTCGAGGTCGTTGCGCCGGCCGCCTGACGCGCAGGCATCGATCAGCATGTCCGGGTGCCGCCGGCGCAGTTCGTCCCAGAAGGCCAGGTAGCCGGTGACATGCCGGATTTCGGTGATGCCTTGGCGGTCGGGGGTGTCATTGTTCCGCCAGTATTCAAGCGGGTCCATGTTGAAATCCTGGCGGTAAAGGCCGATGCCCTGTTCCGTGAGCAGTTGGTCCACGTGCTCGATAAGCCATTGGCGCGCGGCGTCGTTGCCGAGGTTCAGCAAGCCGCCCTTGGCGCCGCCAAGAATCCATTCGGGATGGTTCTCGGCCAGCCAGGTGCCGGGGGTGACTCGCTCCGGCTCGAACCATAGCAGTGTTTTCATTCCGTTCTTGTGGGCATGGTCGGAGATGGGACGCAGCCCGTTAGGAAACCGGTTCGAGTCCACCAGCCAGGTGCCGACGCGCGGCCAGCCGCCACCGTGGTGCACATACCAGCCGGCGTCCATCCACCAGTAATCGAGTTTGACGTCCTCTTCGAGATAGCGGTCGATGAACATGGTCTGGTTCGCCTCGTCGGCCTTGATCATCTCATCATACTGCCGCGAGCTGGCGGCCAGGAGCTGGGGTTCGGGAAGCCTGCCGCCAGGCTTGGGCATTGAGTGAGCCATCATCCAGCGTCGCCACACGTTTTGCGCGCGAATCCAATCGCCGCTCGTCCAGAATTGCAGCACAATAAGCGGACCGCGCACTTCCTCGCCGGGCAGCAGCTTGAAATGTGTCCGTTCCTGGCCCGCGCGGATCGTCAAGTTGCGGGAATCGCCGCGGATGAATTCCGACGACCATTGGCCGGGCCAGCCGACCGCCATGATCAGGCCTTCGCCTTCGCCGGTCTCCAGATTGAAATACGACCAGTCCGAATTGGTGGGCCTGCCGCCGGCCGCGCCGATGCGTTTGGAGGCGCCGGGCTTCAAGGGCGTCGCCAGCGGTCCGTAGTCGTTGCCGTCAGCAGGCGAGCCGATGGCGTGATGCAAAAGAAAATCGCCGGCTTCGCCACGGGCAAAAGTGGTGTCCAGCGCTTGAATCCCTTCCAGGATGGGCGTGTCCGCCGCCCCGGTGTTCTTGAAATAGATCGTCCATTCGACCGTTGGGAAATCCGCGTATTCCACAACTTCGCAGCGCACCTGTAATCCGGTCGCCGGATCGGTGTAAACCAGCGTATGCGCCGTGCGCTGGCTGTCGAGTTGACGGGTATCGTGGCTGAATTTCCAATTCTTCAGCAGGCTGGACGAGGCTTGCCCGCCGTAGCGGAACGAGAACGGCGGCTGGTCCTTCGAGATCTTTGTCGCCCCCTCGACCGGCAAATCCTGCAAGGCCACGGTGTCGCCGTCCTTGAGGTGGACGCGGGCATCGGCCAATAGCGCCTGGTCCCAGGCCCGGCCATCGCCGCCATCCTTGACGCGGATTTCAAATTCGCTCGCGCCGTTCAGCGGGACATCCAAGGGCTGCGCCCCATCTTTCAGCCGGAGCACGGGGTGCTGGCGACCTCCTTGCCGTCGACGAGCACGTGAAACGTGACCGAGCCGTTGCCCGACTGCGCGCCTTTCCGGGTGTCGTCGTTGTTTTCCAAGCCGACCTCGGCGGTGAAGCGTTCCGCCGGACGTCCGAGCACAACGCGGAAATGCTTGGTGGAATTGAACGCAAGTCCGTTGGCGTAGGTCTTTTCGCCCAGTTGAAACGGGGTGCCGCGCCAGGAACTGCGGCGTGAGACATCGTCGAACGCATCCTCGAAAAGCAACTCCAGACGGGGGTGGGCCGTGGTTGGCGCGCGATCAAGCCACGGCGCCAACCAGGCGTTGCGTTGTGCAAACTCGTTTGGCGTCGGGGTTACCGCGAATAGGGTGGCGGTGAGCGGGCACAACAGCCCGGCGGCGAGACAGAAGACCGCAACGAGGCCGCAGCCGGTGGATCGGAGTGTTTCGTTTTTCATGACGCGTTTGATTCCGGTGTGTTTTAGCATGCCGGTTATCAGGGATGGAGGCCTGGCATGGTGGGAAGACGCAGTCTGCTGCCTGCCGGCAAACGCCGCCTGCTGTATTCGGCCAATAAGTTGCTTTTTTGACGTTGGAGCTCTTCCCGGTCTGGCGGGCGGTGCTTCATCGGCGCTTCTCGAGCGCATAACGAATCAGGACGCTGCCCGGGGCCGTCGGAACGGATATCGTCAGATCCTTCAGCGATTGCCCGGTCATGGTTTCCTCACGCATGGCCGGGTAATCGCCATGCCAACTCACCGCGTAACGTTCCGCCGGGTCGATGTCCCGCAACTGTATCGTCACGTTGTCCTGCGTGCAGCCTTGGCGCCGGAAGACAATCGCAAAGCCGGCGCCGAGATCCGGGCGGTGATATTGGTAGGCGCACCAGTCGTCCTCGTTGCCGCTGAGCGGTTTCAGCAGGTAATAATCCCCCGTGAAGAACGGTCGCAGCGATTTGACTTCTTCGAAAGCCAGCTTGGCTTGTGCGGCAGGGAACGTCGGCTGGCGCGGATCGTCATAGAGCACAACTCCGGCCTGCATGGCGCTGCGGAAACGGTAGGGGTCCATGTCCCACACGCCTCCGGAATGGAGTGGAGCCCACAGGCTCAAGCCCGCGGTCTGGACCTGATCCGCCGCGCCGGATTGCTCCCGCAATTTCGGGTGCCAAATCATGTGGTCCGGCGTGTCGCTGCGCCAAAGCGGCAGCGAGCGAGACAGGGTCTCAATATCGATCCGTCGTCCGCCCGAAGCGCAGTTGTCGATCCACAACCCGGCATGGCGGCTCCTCAGTTCGTCCCACATGGCATAGAGCCCCTCCACATGCCGGATCTCCGTCATCCCTTGGCGGCCGGGCGGGTCTGCCGCGCGCCACAAGGGCAACGGCTCGATGTTGAAATCCTGTCGATACACATCGGCCTTTGTTTCGGTCAAAATGCGGGAGATCACGTCGGTCATGTGTTTCCGCGCTTCGGGTATGCCCAGATTGAGCAACCGGCTCGTCCCCGGGCTGCCGAGCAACCACTCTGGATGTTGGCGCTCGAGTTCAGTATCGGGACCAACCCTTTCGGGTTCGAACCAAAGAATGAATTTCATCCCCCGTTCGTGGGCGGCATCGCCGAGAGGCCTCAACCCACGCGGGAAATCGTTCTTCCGGTAGAACCAATTGCCCACGCCGTTGGGGAATGCGCCCGGAAACCAGTAGGCATCCAACCAGTAGGCTTCGACGCCCAAAGGCCCGATGGCGGCGATGGCGTCCATTTGCGTTTTCTCGTTTCCACCGGCCCACCCTCCGTCGTGCAAATGAAGGGCGGCCGATGTGGCGTGGGCGACCGGCGGCATCACGAGTTCACCCTGCAGCCGTGGACTAAAGCGATCGAGGAGGACACGCCGCAGGGCATTCTGCCCGACCTGCCAGTCCTCTCCTTTCCATGGAACCAAGAGAATGCTGGGCAGACGGATGGTCTCACCGGGCAGCAGCGAGAGAGAGGCGTAGGGCAGGCCGGCGGTCGCGGTCACCTTATTGCTGTCCGGCCGATCGAAAGTCGCTTGCCATTGACCGGTCCATCCCACGGCCATAACCAATCCGCCGCCGCGCCATTCGAGGTTGAAGAACGGCATTTGGCCGCTGGAGGATCGTCCGTCGAGAGGTCCGAAGACACGGGGTGCGACCGGCAAATCTTGCAAGGCCACGGTGTCGCCGTCCTTGAGGTGGATGCGGGCATCGGCCAATAGCGCCTGGTCCCAAGCCCGGCCATCGCCGCCATCCTTGACGCGGATTTCAAATTCGCTCGCGCCATTCAACGGGACATCCAAGGGATGCGCTCCATCTTTCAGCCGGAGCACGGGGGTGCTGGCGACCTCCTTGCCGTCGACGAGCACGTGAAACGTGACGGAGCCATTGCCCGACTGCGCGCCTTGCCGGGTGTCGTCGTTGTTTTCCAAGCCGACCTCGGCGGTGAAGCGTTCCGCCGGACGCCCGAGCACAACGCGGAAATGCTTGGTGGAATTGAACGCAAGTCCGTTGGCATAGGTCTTTTCGCCCAGTTGAAACGGGGTGCCGCGCCAAGAACGGTGGCGTGAGACACCGCCGGAAGCATCCTCGAAAAGCAACTCCAGATGGGGGTTGGTCGCGTTGGGCTCCATAGTCTCCGACTGGGGCAGAAAATCATCCGGTGCAGCAGTGCTGCCTTTCGCATGGTGGAGGTGGACGTCGCCGCTGACGGAGACCTCAACATCCAGCGACCGGATTTTCTCGATCAACGCCGAGGCTTTTGTCCCCTTATTCGCCAGAAACGGCACATAGTATGCGGTGCCGCTCTCCGGCGAATACCATCCTTCGAGCCGGATCTCCAAGTCGCTGTCAGGCACCGCCAGAGTGATCGAACGGGATGCGCTTTCGTCGGCGGCCTTGGCATCCGCGGGAAGTTCGCGAAGCGGCACGGACATGCGCACCGGCCGTCCATCCAAAGTCATGCTCAAAGACGGGGTATCGGCAGCAGCTCCAGCATGCATGCTCGCGGTTCCCGCTAAGACGATCGCGAGGCAGTTCGCCAAAAGTCGTCGCGCCATTCGGTCTCGGTATGAATCGACAGTCATGCAGTTCGGTTTTGGGTGAATGCTGTGCAAAGAGGCGAGGGGGCGGGGAGGGTGGGGCTCAGTTCGGTTTTTCCGCGGGTGTTCCCCTGACTTGCAAATCCGAAAAAGCGGCATGCGAGTCGATGACCTGCAGGCCGACCGACCCCGCGGTGTGTGTGTTGTCGGTGGCGCTTATGACTTCTTTGCCATCCAAGCTGACGAAAATTTCCGGGCCTTTTGTGGTGACCGATAGGAGGTAGTCCCGGTTGGGTTGCACGTCGGCGTTTGCAGCCGCGAGTTGTTGCCAAGCGCGGCCATCCGTCCTCCCGAGCACCACTTCGCCGGTTTCCTGGACAATTCCGGCGAAATATCCTTTCTGCGCGTTCTTTCCCACGGCCGGCAATGTGCAACGGAAGAGCAGGCCCGCTCCCTTTCCCCCCGAGAGCGCGTTCACCCGGACCGAAGATTCCGTATCACGCCAGCAATGGCCGGAGATGAGCACTTTTTCGTTGGAACGGTATTCATTGACCGGGTCCGCCTCGGACTTGCCAAGATGAAGCTTCCCGTCATTCGCCCGGATCAATTGGTGGTGTCCGAAGTAGTCCAAGCCATCGAGATCGTGCGCACTCTCGAGCTTTGAAAACCAGGCGCCGTCTTTGCAGTGTCTCGCTTCACCCGACGGTCTGGGCAACGGCTCGTGGGGCGTTGCCGGAGCACCGAATACCGGCGTTCCCTCGGGGCTCCAAGTGAAGGGCTGGGCGTAAAGAGCACGCCTCCATCCGTCACGCCGGTCTATTTTGGCGTGGTAAACAATCCAATCCTCTGTTCCGTCCGGCGACTTGACGAAGCAATTGTGGCCCACGCCGAAGGCTTGAAGGCTCGACTGGAATACCGGTTCGGGAGTCTTTTTCCAATCGGCCGGATTCAGGGGATCGCCTCCCTGCCGCAGCTCCAGAAGACCCAGTTTGTAGGTGTGTTGCCATGAGGAACTGGCGGAATAAACCAGGAAGGTCCTGCCGTCCCGCTGGAGGACTTGCGGGGCTTCGTTCAGACCGCGCTCGGTGGACTGCTCGCCCACGCGCTCCCAGAGGTAATCGTCGTTGTCGCAGATCCGCACGCGTTTGCCGACGGTGAGCGGATCCGACATCGGAGCAATGTAAAGCCACTGCTCGTCGTGCGTGTCTTCCCAGCCGGACCAGAGAAAATACCGCTTGCCTTCGTGCTCCAAGATCGTGCCGTCGATCGCCCAGCGGTTGTCTTGGCCCGTCTCGGGATGGTCGCCGGTGTAAAGCGGTCCCTCGACGGTGTAATTCCCGAAAGGATCCTCGGCTTCCGACTTCAGCGCCCACATCAGATGATTGCGGTTCTCGCCGTCGGAGGCGGCGACATACACATACCAATGCCCGTCCAGGAAATGGATTTCCGGAGCCCAGATCTGGCGTGAATAGGGACCGGTGTCGGGTGCGGTCCATATGACACGCTTCCGGCCGGGTGAAGTCGGGCTTCCGGAGCGGTAAAGAGCGATCCCGCGGTTCGCTTCCGCCAGCACGAGCAGGTAATCATCGCCGTGGCGGGCGATCCATGGATCGGCGCCTTCCGCGAAGGGATTGACGAACCATCGGGCGTCCGGGCAGTCGTGCCCGGAGCGGCTCTCCGTGGCGGAGGCCGTGTCCGCGCGCTCTTCGAGGGCCCGGTCGCCGGCCGTGACGACGGCATTGTTCCCGAAAAGCGAAACAGCCGTCGCAAGAAGAGCGAGGTGTGTTTTCGCGGTCATGTTTGTGATCCGCGGCCGGTCGAATGCCGGACCGGCGCCGACGTATTGCCGGGCCAAGCCGCGATCCGCGCCACCGCCTTTTCCAAGGTGCGGCCTGACGGCTCCAATGCGGCGCGAATCATGGGGCTGCTATTGCGGGGCGGTCTGAGCCGTGTAAGTCGGCCCCTCGCATCTCGGTCCTTCCGGAGTCCAGACCAGCTTGTCGATGCAAAGCTGGCGCTCCTTCATGCCCGCGTCCCAAGCGTGGTAGACGATATAGATCGAGCGGCCGTCAGGGCTTGTGGCAAAGGAGTGATGTCCGGGGCCCCGCACTTTGCCCGGCACTCCGGACAGGACCCGCGGTCGCGATCCTTGGTCGCGGAAGGGACCCATGGGATGGTCCGCAACCACGTAATCGACGCCGTAGCGGTCGCTCTGCCAGTTGGATCCGCTGTAAAAACAATAATACTTGCCGTCGTGTTTTATGACGCAGGGCCCCTCGATGGTGTGCCAGTCGAATGTTTTGTCATAGACGTCCATCCTGCGGTTCGCTTCGTAGAGCGTCCAATCGTAGCGGGCCCGCAGCACCACTTTGCATTCGTCGCCGAGGCGGGTCATGTCGATCAGCGGCGCGACGACAATGGATGTTCCCGGGTGCACGGCCTCTCCCGGCGCGCCGGGGGTGGAGTCGGTGAAGTTCCGCGCATAATACAGATACCATTTGCCGTCATCGTCGCGGAACGGATAAGCGTCGATGGTGAAGCGGTTGTTCTCGCAGTCGGTCAGCTTCTCTCCGGTATCGATATAGGGACCTTCCGGCTTGGAGCTTACGGCGACGCGCAGCTCGAATTTCTCCGGCTCCAATCCTCCCATCGAGTAGTAGAGATAGAACTTTCCGTTGGCGGCCGCGACATCCGGAGCCCAATACAAAACCGCTTTGTTGTCGGAAGGGGGCACCAAGGCGCCGCCGAGTTTTTCCCAACTCACCAAATCCTTGGAGCGAAGGACGGTGAAGATGCGGCCGTCGGGAGTGCGATCGGCGCCGGTCGTTCCGAAGGCATAGTAGTAGCCGTCATGCCGCAAGATCGTAGGATCCGGCATGGAACCCGCATACACCGGATTGGTGTATTGAGGCTCAGAGGCGCTTGCGCCGCCGGCTCCCTTCTGCGCGGGTTCCGCGGAAGCCCCGTTTGCGGGCTCGAAGAAGACCAGCTCGGAAATCGGCGCACCCTTGAGGGTCACGTCGAGACCGTTGGCCAGCTCCGCGCCGGTCTTCTCGACCGCCGGGTTCGATCCGTCTTCAAAGCTGACGCGGTAGCGTGTCTGCGGATCGACACCGCGGAGTTTGATGTTGATCGTGTCCGAAACCGGGCTCGGTTTGAAAAGACAGACCACGCCCTTTTTTGTCGCCGGATCGTAATATTGGATTCCATCCCAGTTCTTGCCGTCCGGCCGGGGCAGGATGTGATACAGGTCCGCGTTGCGCACCAGCGGGCGGACCTTCGTCTTGTAGGTCTCGGTGGCGGCCTTGACTGCGGCGCGTTCCTCCTCCGTCCAGGGTTTGGCCCCGTTCTGGCCGCCGGGTGCGTCGAGGAACCACTCCGGCGCGCCGAGGGACATCGTCCGGAAGGCGAAACGCATGCCGTCCGGGCCCTCCGGCCGGAACGTGTTGGCGAAGCTGCCCGCGCATCCCATCAACTGGGCCGGAGGAAACATGTAGGATGACGTGTAAAACGCCTGACGCACGTGGGTCTCGTCATAGGTGTCGGTGTTGAACACCTTGACCGCGTATTTCATGGCGCCGAAATCCTTGATGCGTCCGCCGCAGCAGCAGTTCTCCCACTGGAAGTTCGGAATCTCGCGGCCGAGTTGCTCGAGCATTTCATAGAAACCTTTGACCGCCGCGTAGTGCGAACCGATCACCGGACCGGCCGTGCTGTCCGAGCGCCAGAGATCGGCCCCGTATTCATTGTAGAGGCGTTTGATGTGGGCGATGCGGCGGTTGCGGCCCTCGGGGCTCGCCATGTCCTCGCCTTTGTTCCAGTAGAGCCCGAAGCGCATCCCTGCCTTCTTCGTGTGCTCTGCGGCCTTGGCCATGCCGGAAGGCCAGTCCACCGGATCGGCCTCCGGTTCCGGGGCCGCGGTTTCGCCCTTCCACCACCCGACGTCGATCATCACTTCTTCGAAGCCGAGCGGGGCGATGTCGTCCACGAAGGGATAGAATTTCCTCTCCACGGTATTCCAACTGCCCGGCTTGTCGCCGATGGCCCCGTAAGCATTCCACTGGATTTTGGGATAGGTGGAGTCTTTGCGCACCACCTCGGGTATGCGGTGGTTGAAAAGGAAACGGCGCAGGTTGTTTCCGGCATCGTCGGCGTCCCCGCGATAGGCGCCGACGAAGGATGGCGGGGCGTCAAAGGTTTCGCCGGGAGCAAGGGTGACCACAAACGTCTCGTTTTCCCCGGCGCGAACCCTGACCGATCCGGGTTTCGATCCGCCGACCCCGCGGGCCTGGATGGAGCAGACGCTCCACTCCACGCCAAGATAGACGCCGCGTTTTCCGCCGCTGTCGAACAGCGCGTAGGGGATGAAGAGTCCCGTCTCCGGTTCGGTGTCGATCCGGCGGGCGGCTGTTCCGTGCATGACATGCCGGTAAACGCCCTTCCTGTCGGGCGTTTTCCCATCCGTGTGGAAAGTCCACATCGTCAGGGCGCCGTCTTCGGCAGGGCCGGCCAAGTCGAGGAACATGGAGGGCGGGAGTTGAAGCGCCACGGGCGCGGACGAACGATTGACGACTTGGAGTTCGTGGCAGATCGGGCCGCGTCCCGGCTTGGCCGACCAGATGGACAGCAGTTCCAACTCCGGCTTTTCGCACACGAAGCGGATGGTGACCCGTTCACCGTCGGTCTTGTCCACGGTCGCGTCCTTGAATTTCCATCGACCCGCCTTGCCGGAGGCTGGCACCGGGAAGCTGAAGACCGACGGCTCCTTCGCCCAGTTCCAACCATCCTCCGTGTTGCGCAGATCATAAATGCAGAGTTGCCCTTCGGCCGTCGCGCCGAGCGTGATCTTCGTGTCGTCCGTGGCCAGGCTCCACGACTGGAGTTTTTTGCCGGGCCGTTCGCGTGGAGCATCGAGGGAGGCGCTTGCGAGAAAGTCGTCCATCGATGCCAGAAAATGCCAGGGGCCGGCGTAGCCTTGCGAGCCGGGCTCCGGCTTGGCGGCTTCCGGATTGCCGGTCACGTCCTTGACCAAATCCCATTTCCGGGCGGCTCCCCCATGCTCGGCGACAACCAACTCGAGCAGGGTGCTGTCGAACTGGTGGCCACCGTGCCGGTTGATCACCAGCAGCAGTCCGTCGCCCTCCCGAACCGGCAATGCCGCGAGTTGCGCTGCTTCGGCGGCCGCCGGAATCGCGCGGGATTCGCCGCGCCCGATCTCGCCTTCGGCCAAAACTTTCCTTTGGCCGGAGGTTGAAAGGTGGATGATTGCCCAGCGCACGCCGTCGCCGCCATTGCCATCCGCACTTGTCACCTTCGCCTGCACGCTGACCTGGCCGGTGATCGGGCTCGCCCACCCCACAGCCACGTCGCGGTCCGATCCGGGATGCGCGAGGAAACTTCGCGGCGGAATGGAGAAGTTGGAGGGGAATTGCGCCGGCGCGTCGCCCCTGTTGGCGATGACAAACGGCCCGTCGCCCCATGCGCCCCAGCCCGTGCAGTTCGGCACCGGCGGCGTGAAAACCTCAAGCAAGGGATAGCCCGCAACCGTCTTGAACGCGGACGGCATCTGATCCTCCTGCGCGTGGAGCGGGCCCGACACGGCAAGCAGCACGGCCGCGGAAAGAATGCTGAAGCGCAGCCGGGTGCGTGTTGTTTGCGCGCGGACGGTTTCACTGCTGGTGGAAGGAAGGGGCGGGT from Chthoniobacterales bacterium carries:
- a CDS encoding aldolase gives rise to the protein MFRASKAGSGFQLPPSGTCIHKQLPARQGRILMANTTFKEKLAGGAPILGTFLQIPAAELTEIFGFQHFDFGIVDAEHGTLGVNTSIELLRACAASGLASVYRVPGVDAHKIGHVLDLGASAVMVPNIQRQEAAERAVRAAKYYPAGNRGVCPFTRAAAYNGIDQDPDYYNRSNRETAVILQIEGIEGVQNLDQILAVPGIDGIFIGPFDLSQSLGIPGEVNHARVLEAIEDIVRRAGGKNIAVGIFAVSVEQVERYVKTGVRFIAYGTDTLIVQRACRDLGKQLQQAARNR
- a CDS encoding DUF1080 domain-containing protein, with protein sequence MTAKTHLALLATAVSLFGNNAVVTAGDRALEERADTASATESRSGHDCPDARWFVNPFAEGADPWIARHGDDYLLVLAEANRGIALYRSGSPTSPGRKRVIWTAPDTGPYSRQIWAPEIHFLDGHWYVYVAASDGENRNHLMWALKSEAEDPFGNYTVEGPLYTGDHPETGQDNRWAIDGTILEHEGKRYFLWSGWEDTHDEQWLYIAPMSDPLTVGKRVRICDNDDYLWERVGEQSTERGLNEAPQVLQRDGRTFLVYSASSSWQHTYKLGLLELRQGGDPLNPADWKKTPEPVFQSSLQAFGVGHNCFVKSPDGTEDWIVYHAKIDRRDGWRRALYAQPFTWSPEGTPVFGAPATPHEPLPRPSGEARHCKDGAWFSKLESAHDLDGLDYFGHHQLIRANDGKLHLGKSEADPVNEYRSNEKVLISGHCWRDTESSVRVNALSGGKGAGLLFRCTLPAVGKNAQKGYFAGIVQETGEVVLGRTDGRAWQQLAAANADVQPNRDYLLSVTTKGPEIFVSLDGKEVISATDNTHTAGSVGLQVIDSHAAFSDLQVRGTPAEKPN
- a CDS encoding glucose 1-dehydrogenase gives rise to the protein MKVNLEGKVALVTGAARGIGQATADALAANGARVIYADIDFATAQASAARSDGAVALPVDVANEQQVETLLREVVARFGTLDILVNNAGINTLEHRVNIDQFPTSEWERILKVDLSGLFFVSRAAARILLAAKGGRIINIASVMGLVPARLQSPFVAAKAGVINLTRSMALELGSQGVLVNCIAPGSILTEGTRKLFYGSEGKFNDSVQALLSHIPLNRPGTVEEVASAVLFLAAPESSYINGVTLTVDGGWTAGYTRDF